A stretch of Arachis hypogaea cultivar Tifrunner chromosome 15, arahy.Tifrunner.gnm2.J5K5, whole genome shotgun sequence DNA encodes these proteins:
- the LOC112751637 gene encoding disease resistance protein RML1A-like isoform X3 yields the protein MIHMDFPKFEKVIRWDGEAFKKMRNLKTLFIRHTYFSQGPKYLPNCLRVLNWEEYPSPCLPLDFHPEGLVIFQLSGKSIQSVRFLEKQKYMSLTVINLDDSNVEEIPDISGVPNLVNLSLNMCLNLIKIDESIVFLDRLSVLSAQGCRRLKRFPSIKLTNLVHLCLSGCSSLEHFPKNVGKIKGYTNNFEKVTSARSEVDVEEEQGSPMAPLEAKHSACKLPDLLHESFTTYLTWFRNVEDLDLSEQNFTVLDESLKELCSLRSLSLNGCRELREIKGIPPNIKYFSARNCISLTYARKYMLLNKELHEDGAKDFVLPSSSIPKWVEHSSNNDSISFWFHNKLPEISLCVLVGPAVDLSRTHICPEFIINSSRGQAEHLESVETSNQLVDHIFITDPKLMKSKVNEVILKNEWNHVVCTIKSCGQRGPAIKKLGIYFHKDRSSVANIQFIDPLLHKEELIMGNFQINMQQQKYMASHERRLSLDLPLGMSFSLNDHVSREPNSSVQGPCVDDLCTLRLGLDYIDLPCHASSERDYGSDSTLLSLASNDTANDGG from the exons ATGATACATATGGATTTTCCCAAGTTTGAAAAAGTAATAAGATGGGATGGAGAGGCTTTCAAGAAAATGAGAAATCTCAAAACACTGTTTATTAGACATACTTATTTTTCCCAAGGTCCCAAGTATCTTCCAAATTGTTTAAGAGTGTTGAATTGGGAGGAATATCCTTCACCTTGTTTACCACTTGATTTTCATCCGGAGGGACTTGTCATATTCCAATTATCCGGCAAGAGTATACAGTCAGTTAGGTTTCTTGAAAAGCAAAAG TACATGAGCTTGACGGTCATAAATCTTGATGATTCTAATGTAGAAGAGATACCTGATATATCCGGAGTCCCAAATTTAGTAAACCTATCATTGAATATGTGcttgaatttaattaaaattgacGAATCAATTGTATTCTTAGACAGACTTAGCGTATTGAGTGCTCAAGGTTGCAGGAGGCTTAAGAGATTTCCATCTATCAAGTTGACCAATCTTGTACATCTCTGTCTTTCAGGATGCTCTAGTCTTGAACATTTTCCAAAAAATGTTGGGAAAATAAAAGGATATACTAACAATTTTGAGAAAGTGACTTCTGCGAGGTCTGAAGTagatgttgaagaagaacaaGGGAGTCCAATGGCACCTTTGGAGGCAAAACATTCTGCCTGCAAACTACCAGATTTGCTCCATGAATCTTTTACAACTTATCTTACCTGGTTTCGCAATGTGGAAGATTTAGACCTGTCAGAGCAAAATTTCACAGTTCTTGATGAAAGCCTCAAAGAACTTTGCTCCTTGAGGTCACTTAGTTTGAATGGCTGCAGAGAACTTCGAGAAATTAAAGGGATTCCACCAAACATAAAGTATTTCTCTGCAAGAAACTGCATATCCTTGACTTACGCCAGAAAATACATGTTACTTAACAAG GAATTGCATGAGGATGGAGCCAAGGATTTTGTTCTTCCAAGTAGTAGCATTCCAAAGTGGGTGGAGCATAGTAGCAacaatgattcaatttctttctgGTTTCACAACAAGCTTCCTGAAATCTCTTTATGTGTTCTTGTTGGACCTGCGGTTGATCTTTCGCGTACACACATTTGTCCGGAGTTCATCATCAACAGCAGCAGAGGTCAAGCGGAACATCTTGAATCAGTGGAGACATCCAATCAATTAGTGGATCATATATTTATTACTGATCCAAAATTGATGAAGTCCAAAGTGAATGAAGTGATTTTAAAAAATGAATGGAATCATGTTGTGTGTACAATTAAGTCTTGTGGCCAAAGGGGACCAGCTATCAAGAAACTTGGAATCTATTTTCACAAAGATAGAAGTAGCGTGGCGAATATTCAATTTATTGATCCTCTGTTGCATAAAGAAGAGTTGATCATGGGAAATTTTCAGATAAATATGCAACAACAGAAGTATATGGCATCACATGAAAGGAGGCTTTCATTGGATCTTCCTTTAGGAATGAGTTTTTCATTGAATGATCATGTGAGTAGGGAACCAAATTCCAGTGTGCAAG GCCCATGTGTTGATGATTTATGTACACTAAGGTTGGGCTTAGACTACATTGACCTGCCTTGTCATGCATCTTCAGAAAGGGATTATGGTTCAGATTCAACATTGTTAAGCTTAGCAAGTAATGATACTGCTAATGATGGGGGGTAA
- the LOC112751637 gene encoding TMV resistance protein N-like isoform X2 → MGREIVRQESPKKPGKRSRLWLLEDIVQVFEMNMGSDKIEMIHMDFPKFEKVIRWDGEAFKKMRNLKTLFIRHTYFSQGPKYLPNCLRVLNWEEYPSPCLPLDFHPEGLVIFQLSGKSIQSVRFLEKQKYMSLTVINLDDSNVEEIPDISGVPNLVNLSLNMCLNLIKIDESIVFLDRLSVLSAQGCRRLKRFPSIKLTNLVHLCLSGCSSLEHFPKNVGKIKGYTNNFEKVTSARSEVDVEEEQGSPMAPLEAKHSACKLPDLLHESFTTYLTWFRNVEDLDLSEQNFTVLDESLKELCSLRSLSLNGCRELREIKGIPPNIKYFSARNCISLTYARKYMLLNKELHEDGAKDFVLPSSSIPKWVEHSSNNDSISFWFHNKLPEISLCVLVGPAVDLSRTHICPEFIINSSRGQAEHLESVETSNQLVDHIFITDPKLMKSKVNEVILKNEWNHVVCTIKSCGQRGPAIKKLGIYFHKDRSSVANIQFIDPLLHKEELIMGNFQINMQQQKYMASHERRLSLDLPLGMSFSLNDHVSREPNSSVQGPCVDDLCTLRLGLDYIDLPCHASSERDYGSDSTLLSLASNDTANDGG, encoded by the exons ATGGGTAGAGAAATTGTGCGTCAAGAATCACCAAAAAAGCCTGGGAAGCGTAGTCGATTATGGCTCCTTGAAGATATAGTTCAAGTTTTTGAAATGAATATG GGATCTGACAAAATTGAAATGATACATATGGATTTTCCCAAGTTTGAAAAAGTAATAAGATGGGATGGAGAGGCTTTCAAGAAAATGAGAAATCTCAAAACACTGTTTATTAGACATACTTATTTTTCCCAAGGTCCCAAGTATCTTCCAAATTGTTTAAGAGTGTTGAATTGGGAGGAATATCCTTCACCTTGTTTACCACTTGATTTTCATCCGGAGGGACTTGTCATATTCCAATTATCCGGCAAGAGTATACAGTCAGTTAGGTTTCTTGAAAAGCAAAAG TACATGAGCTTGACGGTCATAAATCTTGATGATTCTAATGTAGAAGAGATACCTGATATATCCGGAGTCCCAAATTTAGTAAACCTATCATTGAATATGTGcttgaatttaattaaaattgacGAATCAATTGTATTCTTAGACAGACTTAGCGTATTGAGTGCTCAAGGTTGCAGGAGGCTTAAGAGATTTCCATCTATCAAGTTGACCAATCTTGTACATCTCTGTCTTTCAGGATGCTCTAGTCTTGAACATTTTCCAAAAAATGTTGGGAAAATAAAAGGATATACTAACAATTTTGAGAAAGTGACTTCTGCGAGGTCTGAAGTagatgttgaagaagaacaaGGGAGTCCAATGGCACCTTTGGAGGCAAAACATTCTGCCTGCAAACTACCAGATTTGCTCCATGAATCTTTTACAACTTATCTTACCTGGTTTCGCAATGTGGAAGATTTAGACCTGTCAGAGCAAAATTTCACAGTTCTTGATGAAAGCCTCAAAGAACTTTGCTCCTTGAGGTCACTTAGTTTGAATGGCTGCAGAGAACTTCGAGAAATTAAAGGGATTCCACCAAACATAAAGTATTTCTCTGCAAGAAACTGCATATCCTTGACTTACGCCAGAAAATACATGTTACTTAACAAG GAATTGCATGAGGATGGAGCCAAGGATTTTGTTCTTCCAAGTAGTAGCATTCCAAAGTGGGTGGAGCATAGTAGCAacaatgattcaatttctttctgGTTTCACAACAAGCTTCCTGAAATCTCTTTATGTGTTCTTGTTGGACCTGCGGTTGATCTTTCGCGTACACACATTTGTCCGGAGTTCATCATCAACAGCAGCAGAGGTCAAGCGGAACATCTTGAATCAGTGGAGACATCCAATCAATTAGTGGATCATATATTTATTACTGATCCAAAATTGATGAAGTCCAAAGTGAATGAAGTGATTTTAAAAAATGAATGGAATCATGTTGTGTGTACAATTAAGTCTTGTGGCCAAAGGGGACCAGCTATCAAGAAACTTGGAATCTATTTTCACAAAGATAGAAGTAGCGTGGCGAATATTCAATTTATTGATCCTCTGTTGCATAAAGAAGAGTTGATCATGGGAAATTTTCAGATAAATATGCAACAACAGAAGTATATGGCATCACATGAAAGGAGGCTTTCATTGGATCTTCCTTTAGGAATGAGTTTTTCATTGAATGATCATGTGAGTAGGGAACCAAATTCCAGTGTGCAAG GCCCATGTGTTGATGATTTATGTACACTAAGGTTGGGCTTAGACTACATTGACCTGCCTTGTCATGCATCTTCAGAAAGGGATTATGGTTCAGATTCAACATTGTTAAGCTTAGCAAGTAATGATACTGCTAATGATGGGGGGTAA
- the LOC112751637 gene encoding disease resistance protein RPS6-like isoform X1, with the protein MTWILLMCGSRQGLMEKHWLCMRTSSSSRLKRWKMALEKIADLSGYHFKQGDGYEHKFVAKIVGHVSIEIKRATLPIVDHPVGLDSQVEKGSDKIEMIHMDFPKFEKVIRWDGEAFKKMRNLKTLFIRHTYFSQGPKYLPNCLRVLNWEEYPSPCLPLDFHPEGLVIFQLSGKSIQSVRFLEKQKYMSLTVINLDDSNVEEIPDISGVPNLVNLSLNMCLNLIKIDESIVFLDRLSVLSAQGCRRLKRFPSIKLTNLVHLCLSGCSSLEHFPKNVGKIKGYTNNFEKVTSARSEVDVEEEQGSPMAPLEAKHSACKLPDLLHESFTTYLTWFRNVEDLDLSEQNFTVLDESLKELCSLRSLSLNGCRELREIKGIPPNIKYFSARNCISLTYARKYMLLNKELHEDGAKDFVLPSSSIPKWVEHSSNNDSISFWFHNKLPEISLCVLVGPAVDLSRTHICPEFIINSSRGQAEHLESVETSNQLVDHIFITDPKLMKSKVNEVILKNEWNHVVCTIKSCGQRGPAIKKLGIYFHKDRSSVANIQFIDPLLHKEELIMGNFQINMQQQKYMASHERRLSLDLPLGMSFSLNDHVSREPNSSVQGPCVDDLCTLRLGLDYIDLPCHASSERDYGSDSTLLSLASNDTANDGG; encoded by the exons ATGACGTGGATCCTTCTGATGTGCGGAAGCAGACAGGGACTTATGGAGAAGCATTGGCTGTGCATGAGAACAAGTTCAAGTTCGAGGCTTAAGAGATGGAAAATGGCTTTGGAGAAAATAGCAGACTTGTCTGGTTATCATTTCAAACAAGG GGATGGATATGAACACAAGTTTGTTGCCAAGATTGTTGGACATGTATCAATAGAGATTAAACGTGCTACTTTACCTATTGTAGATCACCCAGTTGGATTGGATTCCCAAGTGGAAAAG GGATCTGACAAAATTGAAATGATACATATGGATTTTCCCAAGTTTGAAAAAGTAATAAGATGGGATGGAGAGGCTTTCAAGAAAATGAGAAATCTCAAAACACTGTTTATTAGACATACTTATTTTTCCCAAGGTCCCAAGTATCTTCCAAATTGTTTAAGAGTGTTGAATTGGGAGGAATATCCTTCACCTTGTTTACCACTTGATTTTCATCCGGAGGGACTTGTCATATTCCAATTATCCGGCAAGAGTATACAGTCAGTTAGGTTTCTTGAAAAGCAAAAG TACATGAGCTTGACGGTCATAAATCTTGATGATTCTAATGTAGAAGAGATACCTGATATATCCGGAGTCCCAAATTTAGTAAACCTATCATTGAATATGTGcttgaatttaattaaaattgacGAATCAATTGTATTCTTAGACAGACTTAGCGTATTGAGTGCTCAAGGTTGCAGGAGGCTTAAGAGATTTCCATCTATCAAGTTGACCAATCTTGTACATCTCTGTCTTTCAGGATGCTCTAGTCTTGAACATTTTCCAAAAAATGTTGGGAAAATAAAAGGATATACTAACAATTTTGAGAAAGTGACTTCTGCGAGGTCTGAAGTagatgttgaagaagaacaaGGGAGTCCAATGGCACCTTTGGAGGCAAAACATTCTGCCTGCAAACTACCAGATTTGCTCCATGAATCTTTTACAACTTATCTTACCTGGTTTCGCAATGTGGAAGATTTAGACCTGTCAGAGCAAAATTTCACAGTTCTTGATGAAAGCCTCAAAGAACTTTGCTCCTTGAGGTCACTTAGTTTGAATGGCTGCAGAGAACTTCGAGAAATTAAAGGGATTCCACCAAACATAAAGTATTTCTCTGCAAGAAACTGCATATCCTTGACTTACGCCAGAAAATACATGTTACTTAACAAG GAATTGCATGAGGATGGAGCCAAGGATTTTGTTCTTCCAAGTAGTAGCATTCCAAAGTGGGTGGAGCATAGTAGCAacaatgattcaatttctttctgGTTTCACAACAAGCTTCCTGAAATCTCTTTATGTGTTCTTGTTGGACCTGCGGTTGATCTTTCGCGTACACACATTTGTCCGGAGTTCATCATCAACAGCAGCAGAGGTCAAGCGGAACATCTTGAATCAGTGGAGACATCCAATCAATTAGTGGATCATATATTTATTACTGATCCAAAATTGATGAAGTCCAAAGTGAATGAAGTGATTTTAAAAAATGAATGGAATCATGTTGTGTGTACAATTAAGTCTTGTGGCCAAAGGGGACCAGCTATCAAGAAACTTGGAATCTATTTTCACAAAGATAGAAGTAGCGTGGCGAATATTCAATTTATTGATCCTCTGTTGCATAAAGAAGAGTTGATCATGGGAAATTTTCAGATAAATATGCAACAACAGAAGTATATGGCATCACATGAAAGGAGGCTTTCATTGGATCTTCCTTTAGGAATGAGTTTTTCATTGAATGATCATGTGAGTAGGGAACCAAATTCCAGTGTGCAAG GCCCATGTGTTGATGATTTATGTACACTAAGGTTGGGCTTAGACTACATTGACCTGCCTTGTCATGCATCTTCAGAAAGGGATTATGGTTCAGATTCAACATTGTTAAGCTTAGCAAGTAATGATACTGCTAATGATGGGGGGTAA
- the LOC112751639 gene encoding uncharacterized protein — MVTLVLPTLVESYGPGEVLECVNGIICHYARGHEVIGLWNPKTDERKIIPPGITDDEPGYDRHVSVHGFGYDNVNDDYKVIQCVYYIYDPMELEEPALTICEFATNGLEEQVLVSFNLSTETFRTTSIVWLQENDDGPTRTLVVLNDSVTLISSFAQNNSIEISILGEVGVKESWGVIWVLEQYKVSKFWLEKSAKDHKRKREVLEVSPVKKHGKIKGESLILTEHDGSETTIWLKGCVVEAVSSSSLPSKKRAKRYPIKVENNKSVVYHGSKLLYIYLETSWEKEAWCKALRMASRDQSEKLKWSSQLYEECHRYLASLNIEYHPFIMRPSAGSSFDGLEKSKKSSLKPSLDCGFYKINVGPSYKINLISGGAVVEIETRLEVGEPPNDKGTECSSNAGGAPSDLLEDLSNGDGVNDSQEPKVDVNGNTDVSKVSRSTSSSFYGSKWKSMLNSLAKHVSQVISYLKVPLTLAIRIVSLKGIMRLQLNPPPSDNLWYGFTLMPDIDFNLESCVRDHKITNARIALFLLNRLKEAF; from the exons ATGGTTACATTAGTTTTGCCAACTTTGGTTGAGAGTTATGGTCCCGGCGAGGTTCTAGAATGTGTTAATGGCATTATATGTCACTATGCACGAGGTCATGAGGTAATCGGACTTTGGAACCCCAAAACCGACGAGCGTAAAATTATTCCGCCGGGTATTACTGATGATGAGCCCGGCTATGATCGGCATGTAAGTGTTCATGGATTTGGTTATGATAATGTGAATGATGATTATAAAGTGATTCAAtgtgtatattatatttatgatCCAATGGAATTAGAAGAGCCTGCTCTAACAATTTG CGAGTTTGCCACGAATGGACTCGAAGAACAAGTACTTGTGTCATTTAACCTCAGCACTGAAACATTTCGAACAACATCAATTGTTTGGCTGCAAGAAAATGATGATGGCCCTACCAGAACTTTGGTAGTGCTCAACGACTCTGTTACTCTGATTTCCTCTTTTGCTCAGAATAATAGCATTGAAATATCCATTTTGGGTGAAGTTGGTGTGAAGGAATCTTGG GGTGTGATTTGGGTTCTAGAACAATACAAGGTATCAAAGTTCTGGCTGGAAAAGTCAGCTAAAGATCATAAAAGGAAAAGGGAGGTACTGGAGGTTAGCCCTGTTAAGAAGCATGGGAAGATCAAGGGTGAGTCACTTATTCTCACAGAGCATGATGGTTCGGAGACAACCATTTGGCTGAAGGGATGTGTTGTTGAGGCTGTTTCATCATCCAGCCTTCCTTCTAAAAAACG GGCAAAAAGATACCCGATAAAAGTTGAAAACAACAAATCTGTGGTATACCATGGAAGCAAATTGCTTTACATATATCTTGAGACGTCATGGGAAAAAGAAGCATGGTGTAAGGCCCTCCGTATGGCTTCACGCGATCAGAGTGAAAAACTTAAGTGGTCTAGTCAGTTGTATGAAGAGTGTCATCGATATCTAGCATCACTAAATATTGAATATCATCCTTTTATCATGAGACCATCAGCAGGATCAAGTTTTGATGGCTTAGAAAAGTCCA agaaATCCTCACTGAAACCTTCACTTGATTGTGGTTTCTATAAGATAAATGTTGGCCCTTCCTATAAGATAAACCTTATTTCTGGAGGTGCAGTAGTAGAGATTGAAACAAGGCTTGAAGTTGGTGAACCACCGAACGATAAGGGGACGGAATGCTCAAGCAATGCTGGGGGTGCCCCGTCAGATCTTCTTGAAGATCTTAGCAATGGAGACGGAGTGAATGATTCACAAGAGCCAAAAGTAGATGTCAATGGGAACACTG ACGTGTCTAAAGTTTCTAGGAGTACATCTTCCTCATTTTATGGATCAAAATGGAAATCTATGTTAAATTCTCTTGCCAAGCATGTTTCACAG GTTATTTCTTATCTAAAGGTTCCTCTCACTTTGGCAATAAGGATAGTATCCCTCAAAGGGATAATGCGTTTACAACTAAATCCCCCTCCTTCTGATAATTTGTGGTATGGTTTCACATTAATGCCTGATATAGACTTCAACCTGGAATCATGTGTTAGAGATCACAAAATAACTAATGCACGCATCGCCCTGTTCCTGCTCAATCGACTTAAG GAAGCATTCTGA